The Halalkalicoccus subterraneus genome contains the following window.
AATAGTAGTCGATTGATGGTCCTCCGAACGATCGCGCGGTTCGAACACCGGACGGATTCGGGGTCGAGCTCCCGAACCGAGGGGACGGCGTGAGCGGCTGGGTCGAGATCGCGACGATCGCGTTCGTCACGCAGTTGGCCGTGTTGCCCGGCGAGAAGGGCCAGTTCATCATCGCCGGCCTCTCGACGCGCTACAGCCCGTGGACGGTCGTCGGCGCCGCCGGGTTGGCGTTTGGAGGCTGGACGGCCCTCGAGATCCTCTTCGGCAGGGCGCTACAGACGGCCCTCTCCCCGACGGCGCTGACCGTGCTGACCGGCGGGTTGTTCCTGCTGTTCGCGGTCTTGCTCTACCGGTCGATGCCCGCGGACGACGGGGAGCGAACCGACGGGGGTCAGACGCCACTCGCGCCGGACCTCGACGCACCGACCGTGTTCGGGCGCGACCTCTCGGAATCCGTCGGT
Protein-coding sequences here:
- a CDS encoding TMEM165/GDT1 family protein, giving the protein MSGWVEIATIAFVTQLAVLPGEKGQFIIAGLSTRYSPWTVVGAAGLAFGGWTALEILFGRALQTALSPTALTVLTGGLFLLFAVLLYRSMPADDGERTDGGQTPLAPDLDAPTVFGRDLSESVGGFVPIFLLMATGEFGDKTQLVTIGLAAQYGATSAIWAGEML